One genomic region from Bacillus sp. SLBN-46 encodes:
- a CDS encoding aminopeptidase, whose product MSDFQKNLEKYAELAVKVGVNIQPSQTLVVNATLDAAEFIRLVVKKAYESGAHNVIVNWNDDTVTRTKYDLAPDEAFLEYPVWRAKEMDELAEKGAAFMSVVSQSPDLLSGVNPERISNFNKAAGKALANYRKAAQSDKVSWTVIAAPSPAWAAMVFPDEPAENQVSKLWDAIFKATRVDVENPVEAWKKHDETLHEKVKYLNEKRYQKLHYTAPGTDLTIELPEKHIWVGAGSINEKGFEFMANMPTEEVFTVPLRTGVNGTVASTKPLSYAGNIIDRFSITFENGRIVGYQAEQGEEILKRLVETDEGSHYLGEVALVPYNSPISQSNVLFFNTLFDENASNHLAIGSAYAFCIEGGKKMSSEELAENGLNESLTHVDFMIGSPEMDIDGITADGKTEPIFRSGNWAF is encoded by the coding sequence ATGAGTGATTTTCAAAAAAACCTTGAGAAATATGCTGAGCTTGCTGTTAAAGTCGGTGTAAATATTCAACCAAGCCAAACCTTGGTCGTCAATGCCACTCTTGATGCGGCAGAATTTATTCGGTTAGTTGTGAAAAAAGCCTACGAATCAGGGGCTCACAATGTCATTGTGAACTGGAACGATGATACGGTTACAAGAACAAAATACGATTTAGCTCCGGATGAGGCTTTTCTTGAGTACCCTGTTTGGCGTGCAAAGGAAATGGATGAACTTGCAGAAAAAGGTGCTGCATTTATGTCAGTTGTTTCCCAAAGCCCAGACTTGCTAAGTGGCGTCAATCCAGAACGTATTTCCAACTTCAACAAAGCGGCTGGAAAAGCTTTGGCAAATTATCGTAAAGCTGCACAATCAGATAAGGTGAGTTGGACTGTTATTGCCGCTCCATCCCCAGCTTGGGCAGCTATGGTTTTCCCTGATGAGCCAGCTGAAAACCAAGTAAGCAAGCTTTGGGATGCGATTTTCAAAGCAACACGCGTGGATGTTGAAAATCCAGTGGAAGCATGGAAAAAGCATGACGAAACGCTTCATGAAAAGGTAAAATACCTAAATGAAAAACGCTACCAAAAGCTACACTATACAGCTCCAGGTACAGATTTAACGATTGAACTTCCTGAGAAACATATTTGGGTTGGTGCCGGAAGCATCAATGAAAAGGGCTTCGAGTTCATGGCCAACATGCCGACTGAAGAAGTTTTCACTGTTCCATTAAGAACGGGAGTCAATGGTACGGTTGCAAGCACTAAGCCGTTAAGCTATGCAGGAAACATCATTGACCGTTTCTCGATTACATTTGAAAACGGACGAATTGTTGGATACCAAGCAGAACAAGGCGAGGAGATTTTGAAGCGTCTTGTAGAAACGGACGAAGGTTCTCATTATCTTGGTGAGGTAGCGCTGGTTCCTTATAATTCACCAATCTCCCAATCAAACGTTCTTTTCTTTAATACCTTGTTTGATGAGAATGCTTCAAACCATTTAGCGATCGGAAGTGCCTATGCATTTTGTATCGAGGGTGGTAAGAAAATGTCATCTGAGGAATTAGCTGAGAATGGTCTGAATGAAAGTCTTACTCACGTAGACTTCATGATTGGATCTCCTGAAATGGATATCGATGGGATCACAGCCGATGGAAAGACTGAGCCAATCTTCAGATCAGGAAATTGGGCTTTCTAA
- a CDS encoding DUF6114 domain-containing protein produces MAFKKWRKKRPLGGAVITILSGLMISWVPLNLYLSTFLPGSIAIIGLLFGGVITLLGIVALFFPNASKILGIFTIFLSILSVIGALGGFLFGTLFGIIGGALLMAWRLAPVQVKAAPPNRVDETVHTV; encoded by the coding sequence ATGGCATTTAAAAAGTGGCGAAAAAAGCGGCCTCTAGGGGGAGCAGTGATTACCATCCTTAGTGGCCTGATGATCTCGTGGGTCCCACTAAACCTTTATCTCAGTACATTTCTTCCTGGCTCCATAGCCATCATCGGTTTATTGTTTGGCGGAGTCATTACTTTGTTAGGTATCGTTGCCCTATTTTTTCCGAATGCATCTAAAATACTAGGAATCTTTACTATTTTTCTATCCATTCTCTCGGTGATTGGGGCATTGGGAGGCTTCCTGTTTGGAACCCTTTTTGGAATTATCGGAGGGGCGTTATTAATGGCATGGCGTCTTGCTCCCGTTCAAGTGAAGGCAGCACCTCCAAACAGAGTTGATGAGACGGTTCATACTGTCTAA
- a CDS encoding DUF6230 family protein has protein sequence MESTIQLVEGTTSKKVFWTALGTGIIALALLLVSFGISGVAYAVPIAGVGDFYVEFDKLEGNGYVFYPKMGETSSSDSAPQGTNLIETLTIDNLQLYKDFQVGGEWIRVKITASKPVQITGLQHDAGLIEANAKFQNLVLQEKHSDDWQKQFQQTSSKITLEHAKLKTHYLFQKTINMNGMRLTVEKINKK, from the coding sequence ATGGAAAGCACGATTCAGCTTGTTGAGGGTACCACAAGTAAAAAGGTTTTTTGGACAGCGTTAGGAACAGGAATCATAGCTCTAGCCCTACTTTTAGTGTCATTCGGAATATCTGGGGTAGCCTATGCGGTACCTATTGCCGGTGTAGGCGACTTTTATGTAGAGTTTGATAAATTAGAAGGAAATGGCTATGTCTTCTACCCGAAAATGGGAGAAACAAGCTCTTCTGATTCAGCCCCACAAGGGACTAATTTAATCGAAACCTTAACGATCGACAATCTACAGCTATACAAGGACTTCCAAGTTGGTGGAGAATGGATTCGAGTTAAAATTACTGCCTCCAAGCCGGTACAGATTACTGGTTTGCAGCATGATGCCGGACTTATTGAAGCCAACGCCAAATTTCAGAACTTAGTACTCCAGGAAAAGCATAGCGATGACTGGCAAAAACAATTCCAGCAAACCTCTTCTAAAATTACCCTAGAGCACGCAAAATTAAAAACTCATTACTTATTTCAAAAGACGATAAATATGAACGGAATGAGATTAACAGTTGAAAAGATTAATAAGAAATAA
- a CDS encoding LuxR C-terminal-related transcriptional regulator, whose amino-acid sequence MKHKIEQLVQKGLTLLLELKEPFLMEWRKLQPTLKIQNDHLVDEIDTMIQIALKKISAGKASNPDTFIHSILTEWQNRFSTEYNESDSISLVSTIENIFHKLLSEKSEATFLDYQAIQSFFSRMMDQALLTQSWEEQNKKWIKNMIVTDIIPMKWAAVVKKELENYQIESIVCSDDYAVDTHLIDMCSNLKASQIGHLSSAINKLIGTGEEESDIVQIPCLNDVLLVCVRDPGTTITEHQCDFIRGMYLRQLKLQQLESRMEWKDGSLLFLQHLLRARSVDDAVKAITKGLVDYMPFSRCGLFLYNHYEDKGIGVSGYNVNIPSVQQIQEEILGLSLIEKYLNSLTHSQPLYFSNALDVLPKKYVNEFQLRSLVVLPIFVPTKSKLLGIALLDQGENSHFDISMQTLSTLIKFGHYAGELLYSIWDEALHQFGGTHSVLTMREKEVLQLIAGGASINEAAEKLHLSSYTVRDYISVIIQKLAAKNRTDAAVKAIKMKLIS is encoded by the coding sequence ATGAAGCATAAAATCGAACAGCTTGTACAAAAGGGACTGACCCTCTTACTTGAACTAAAGGAGCCATTCTTGATGGAATGGAGGAAACTACAACCTACATTAAAGATTCAAAATGATCATTTAGTAGATGAAATAGATACAATGATTCAAATAGCATTAAAGAAGATTTCAGCCGGAAAAGCTTCAAATCCAGACACCTTCATCCATTCGATCCTCACAGAATGGCAAAATCGATTTTCTACCGAATACAATGAATCCGATTCTATTTCTCTTGTCTCAACGATTGAAAATATATTCCATAAGCTTCTATCAGAAAAATCGGAAGCTACTTTTCTTGACTACCAGGCCATACAATCGTTTTTTTCACGAATGATGGATCAGGCATTGTTAACACAAAGCTGGGAAGAACAAAATAAAAAGTGGATTAAAAATATGATCGTCACAGATATCATTCCCATGAAGTGGGCGGCTGTGGTTAAAAAGGAACTGGAGAACTATCAAATTGAAAGTATTGTCTGTTCAGACGATTATGCAGTAGACACCCATTTAATCGACATGTGCTCCAACTTAAAAGCCAGTCAAATCGGCCATCTTTCCTCAGCGATAAATAAACTAATCGGCACAGGCGAGGAGGAATCGGACATTGTTCAGATACCTTGTCTGAATGATGTGTTACTTGTTTGTGTACGGGATCCTGGAACGACGATAACAGAACATCAATGTGATTTTATTAGAGGCATGTATCTTCGACAGTTAAAGCTCCAACAGCTTGAGAGCAGGATGGAATGGAAGGATGGTTCCCTTCTCTTCTTACAGCATTTGTTACGTGCACGGAGCGTGGATGATGCCGTAAAGGCGATTACAAAGGGGTTAGTCGACTATATGCCGTTTAGCCGCTGTGGTTTGTTTTTGTATAATCATTACGAAGATAAAGGGATTGGCGTTTCGGGCTATAATGTCAACATTCCTTCTGTCCAGCAAATCCAAGAAGAAATATTAGGGCTCTCCTTAATAGAAAAATATTTAAACTCGTTAACCCATTCGCAGCCGCTTTACTTTTCTAATGCCTTAGATGTGTTACCCAAAAAATATGTAAATGAATTTCAACTTCGCTCATTAGTGGTGTTACCCATCTTCGTTCCTACAAAAAGCAAACTGCTTGGTATTGCTCTATTAGACCAAGGTGAAAATTCGCATTTTGATATCAGCATGCAAACCTTATCGACGCTCATTAAATTTGGGCATTATGCCGGGGAATTGTTATATTCTATATGGGATGAAGCCCTTCACCAGTTTGGCGGGACGCACTCTGTCTTAACCATGCGTGAAAAAGAGGTATTACAACTGATCGCCGGGGGGGCATCTATCAATGAAGCGGCTGAAAAACTTCACCTGAGCAGCTATACTGTACGAGATTATATATCCGTTATCATTCAGAAATTGGCAGCTAAAAATCGGACGGATGCCGCTGTAAAGGCCATAAAAATGAAACTCATATCATAA
- the queF gene encoding preQ(1) synthase: protein MAEGRTEAELEGVTLLGNQGTKYLFEYTPEVLEAFDNKHPNRDYFVKFNFPEFTSLCPKTGQPDFATIYISYIPDQKMVESKSLKLYLFSFRNHGDFHEDCMNIIMNDLIKLMDPRYIEVWGKFTPRGGISIDPYCNYGRPGTKYEQMADHRMMNHDLYPEKIDNR from the coding sequence ATGGCAGAAGGAAGAACAGAGGCTGAATTAGAAGGTGTAACATTACTAGGAAATCAAGGAACAAAGTATTTATTTGAATACACGCCAGAGGTTCTAGAGGCGTTTGATAATAAACACCCGAACCGTGATTACTTCGTAAAATTCAATTTTCCTGAGTTTACAAGTCTTTGTCCAAAAACAGGACAACCCGACTTTGCTACAATTTATATCAGCTATATTCCGGATCAAAAAATGGTGGAAAGCAAATCGCTTAAGCTTTATCTTTTCAGCTTCCGTAATCATGGAGATTTCCATGAAGACTGCATGAATATAATCATGAATGATTTAATTAAGTTAATGGATCCTCGCTATATTGAAGTATGGGGCAAATTCACGCCAAGAGGCGGAATCTCCATTGACCCTTATTGCAACTATGGCAGACCAGGGACAAAATACGAGCAAATGGCTGATCATCGTATGATGAACCATGATTTATACCCAGAAAAAATCGATAACCGCTAA
- the mscL gene encoding large conductance mechanosensitive channel protein MscL — translation MWNEFKQFAMKGNVIDLAVGVIIGGAFGKIVSSLVTDIIMPLIGLLIGKTDSFSKLAYHDLKYGLFIQTVVDFLIISFSIFLFVKFINRFKKKEEPAAVVAKIDRQEELLAEIRDLLKEDRDILRKNETS, via the coding sequence ATGTGGAACGAATTTAAACAATTTGCCATGAAGGGCAATGTGATTGATCTAGCAGTCGGGGTTATTATTGGGGGAGCGTTTGGAAAAATAGTCTCGTCTCTGGTCACAGATATCATTATGCCATTAATTGGATTATTGATTGGAAAAACAGACTCGTTTTCTAAACTTGCTTATCATGATTTAAAATACGGACTATTTATCCAAACTGTTGTTGATTTCCTTATCATTTCATTCTCCATTTTCCTTTTTGTCAAATTCATTAATCGCTTTAAAAAGAAAGAGGAACCCGCTGCGGTTGTGGCAAAAATTGACCGCCAAGAAGAACTTTTAGCTGAAATTCGCGACTTATTAAAAGAAGATCGAGATATTTTAAGAAAAAATGAAACATCTTGA
- a CDS encoding Bax inhibitor-1/YccA family protein, producing the protein MYTQTSTEFMPSVLRTFALSLAIAFLGTMAGAFVVPPGLFIPLMILEFVMLMSAFFFRRKKAISYSFLYVFTFISGITLYPIVAHYLATSGANVVVMAFASTTVVFTGISIYAAKSKRNFSFLGGFLLAALLALVAISIFNIFFPLSSTGMLAYSFIGVVVFSGYVLFDISRMKHYGVRAEEVPLMALNLYLDFINLFISILRILGILSSKD; encoded by the coding sequence TTGTATACTCAAACATCTACTGAGTTTATGCCATCCGTATTACGGACATTTGCTCTATCGCTTGCTATTGCTTTCTTAGGCACAATGGCTGGTGCGTTTGTAGTACCACCGGGACTCTTTATCCCATTAATGATTTTAGAATTTGTGATGCTTATGTCTGCATTCTTTTTTAGAAGAAAAAAAGCTATCTCGTACTCATTCCTTTATGTCTTTACCTTTATTTCAGGGATCACGCTTTATCCGATCGTCGCTCATTACCTAGCGACATCAGGAGCAAACGTAGTAGTTATGGCCTTTGCAAGTACTACCGTTGTCTTTACCGGTATTTCTATTTATGCGGCAAAATCAAAACGTAATTTCTCATTTTTAGGTGGATTTTTGCTGGCTGCCCTGCTTGCTTTAGTAGCCATCTCCATCTTTAATATTTTCTTCCCGTTAAGTTCAACAGGAATGCTTGCCTACTCCTTTATTGGTGTAGTCGTATTTAGCGGATATGTACTTTTTGATATCAGCCGAATGAAGCATTACGGTGTAAGAGCAGAAGAAGTTCCATTGATGGCCTTAAACTTATACCTTGATTTTATTAACCTATTCATTAGCATTCTTCGTATCTTGGGTATTCTCTCAAGTAAAGATTAA
- a CDS encoding aromatic amino acid hydroxylase: protein MTGNGTKNIPANLLPYISKQHYHRYTPIEHAVWRFVMKQNHYFLKEIAHPAYVNGLRDSGIKTESIPKVEDMNTSLSKVGWGAVTIDGLIPGSAFYGFLANRLLPIATEIRNVQNIAYTPAPDMLHEAAGHAPILLDEAYREFVRKIGEMGAKALSSKEKAQVFMAVRHLTIVAEDPNSTPEQVKEAELKVTEARSKLQGLTEADKVSRLFWWTVEYGLIGELDNPKIYGAGLLSSVGESQSCLKDDVRKIPFSVEECIKTPYDVTKPQPQLFVCKSFDDLVAAIDDFASTMAFRKGGTESLVQALQTDNTATVCFSSGLQVTGTLADVLINEKKEAIYLKTKGPTALACNNQQLDGHGKETHRKGFGTPIGRLEGNVVLEQCSMAQLKDLGIEIDKKVQLTFESGVLVAGFVKDILLRDSKPVIISFKDCQVTYKDQVLFEPAWGTFDMAVGASIDSVFAGAADPNAYFEWTEAEETDEVVDKPEWNELENLYEEIRHIREGSIWDEQSAAHVGEVLAILDDRYPKEWLLRLEILELYKLNDASHQNVNVVMDKLQNAAWDLSVKQMINRGLTLINN, encoded by the coding sequence ATGACTGGAAATGGAACAAAAAATATTCCTGCCAATTTACTGCCGTATATTTCAAAGCAACATTACCACCGTTATACGCCAATTGAGCATGCAGTTTGGCGTTTTGTTATGAAGCAAAATCATTATTTTTTAAAGGAAATTGCCCATCCTGCTTATGTGAATGGATTAAGAGATTCAGGGATCAAGACGGAATCCATTCCAAAAGTCGAAGATATGAATACGAGTCTTTCGAAGGTTGGCTGGGGGGCGGTGACCATCGATGGACTTATTCCAGGCTCTGCTTTTTATGGCTTTTTAGCTAACCGCCTCTTACCGATTGCAACAGAGATTCGAAACGTACAAAATATTGCTTATACGCCGGCACCGGATATGCTTCATGAAGCCGCAGGGCATGCGCCTATCCTTTTAGATGAAGCCTACCGAGAATTTGTAAGGAAAATCGGGGAAATGGGTGCAAAGGCTCTTTCGAGTAAAGAAAAGGCACAGGTATTTATGGCTGTTCGTCATTTAACGATTGTGGCAGAAGACCCCAATTCGACTCCAGAGCAAGTAAAAGAGGCTGAACTGAAGGTAACAGAGGCCCGCAGTAAATTGCAAGGTTTAACAGAAGCAGATAAGGTTTCACGGCTGTTTTGGTGGACGGTCGAGTATGGTTTAATAGGTGAGCTTGATAACCCCAAAATATATGGGGCTGGCTTACTATCATCGGTAGGCGAGAGCCAAAGCTGTTTGAAGGATGACGTCCGAAAAATCCCTTTTTCGGTTGAGGAATGTATCAAAACACCATATGATGTGACGAAACCACAGCCACAGTTATTTGTTTGTAAAAGTTTTGATGACTTAGTCGCTGCTATCGATGACTTTGCCTCGACAATGGCCTTTAGAAAAGGTGGAACGGAGAGTCTCGTTCAAGCGCTGCAGACAGATAATACGGCAACCGTTTGTTTTTCCTCGGGGCTGCAAGTTACAGGAACACTAGCTGATGTCTTAATAAATGAAAAAAAGGAAGCCATATATCTCAAGACGAAGGGTCCAACAGCATTAGCATGCAATAATCAACAATTGGATGGGCATGGGAAGGAAACACACCGGAAAGGTTTTGGCACACCAATTGGACGGTTAGAGGGAAATGTAGTCTTAGAACAATGCTCGATGGCACAATTGAAGGATTTGGGGATTGAGATTGATAAGAAAGTTCAATTAACATTTGAGAGCGGAGTGTTGGTTGCTGGCTTTGTGAAAGATATACTTCTTAGAGATTCCAAACCTGTTATTATTTCCTTTAAAGACTGCCAAGTAACCTATAAGGACCAGGTTCTGTTTGAACCAGCATGGGGGACATTCGATATGGCCGTGGGTGCAAGCATTGATTCGGTCTTTGCTGGTGCTGCCGATCCAAATGCTTATTTTGAATGGACAGAGGCAGAAGAAACAGATGAAGTTGTTGATAAGCCAGAATGGAATGAACTGGAAAATTTATATGAAGAGATTCGCCATATACGTGAAGGTTCGATTTGGGATGAACAAAGTGCGGCCCATGTAGGAGAAGTTTTAGCCATCTTAGATGATCGATATCCAAAAGAGTGGTTACTGCGCTTAGAGATTCTCGAACTTTATAAACTGAATGATGCCAGTCATCAAAATGTAAACGTTGTCATGGATAAACTACAAAATGCTGCTTGGGACTTATCAGTGAAACAAATGATTAACCGGGGATTAACTTTAATCAATAATTAG
- a CDS encoding RNA polymerase sigma factor: protein MKQQLVKSFEELVNEYGKTIYKYIYSLVKHKELAEDLYQEVLLSAYLAYPSIKEQGKYKSWLYTIAINKCRDYWRKENKSKHFWKEEVYSYSVSVESPYIPEEEVLHNFSAQQMAEKINLLPEIYRYPIYLYYYQDLSLVEIAKKSNLPMSTVKTRMKRAKERLRPKMLSLA, encoded by the coding sequence ATGAAACAGCAATTAGTGAAATCGTTTGAGGAATTAGTCAATGAATATGGGAAAACCATCTATAAATATATTTATTCGTTAGTCAAACATAAGGAACTTGCGGAGGATCTATATCAGGAGGTATTACTCTCTGCTTATTTAGCATATCCTTCAATTAAGGAGCAAGGTAAATACAAAAGCTGGTTATATACGATTGCCATCAATAAATGCCGAGATTATTGGAGAAAAGAAAATAAATCAAAGCATTTTTGGAAGGAAGAGGTGTATTCGTATTCTGTCTCAGTAGAATCTCCCTACATTCCAGAAGAGGAAGTCCTACATAATTTTTCTGCTCAGCAAATGGCGGAAAAGATAAACTTATTACCCGAAATTTATCGATATCCTATTTATCTTTATTACTATCAAGATCTGTCTCTAGTAGAAATTGCGAAAAAAAGCAATCTTCCTATGTCTACTGTTAAAACAAGAATGAAAAGGGCGAAGGAACGGCTCCGACCAAAAATGCTATCACTCGCTTAA